From the genome of Marinilabiliales bacterium:
AAGTCTTTTATCCACTTAAAATAATCAAGTAAATAATCAATGAATTATAACCTATAAATGAAAAATTCATTGCTTTTTGTGAAACCCAGCATAAAGGGGATTCATATCTAATCCTCTTTTTAAAACCTATAAGACTATTACACCGATTTTATTCCAGGCGTTATAAAAAAGCGAAATGAATATAACTTGTATATCATGTTGGTAACTGTAGTATTTTATGCTATTTTGAAATCTCCGTCCTGCAATTCAACATTAAAATTGACCTTGGCTTGTAAGGCGTTAAAAACTTTCAGAATTGTCGCTATGGTTACATTTTTTGCATTTCTTTCAATTCTGGAAATCTGTGATTTTTGAACGCCAATCATTTCTCCCAGTTCTGATTGGGTGAGATGTCTTTCCTTACGTGTTTGCCTTATCATTTCACCTAAAAGGTCAAGTCTCAACTCATACTCGTATATATCTCTTTTTTCTGTTCCGACTTTCCCAAGGTGTTTATCTTTCAATTGGTCAAGGGAATAAGTTTTCATTTTTTTTGACTTTTCCATGATTTCTTATTTTTTGTTTTTCTGTTCAAAGTAGAGTCTCATTATCCCTCGTGCCTTTTCAATTTCTTTCTTAGGCACTTTGTGGGTTTTCTTAATAATTCCGT
Proteins encoded in this window:
- a CDS encoding XRE family transcriptional regulator, yielding MKTYSLDQLKDKHLGKVGTEKRDIYEYELRLDLLGEMIRQTRKERHLTQSELGEMIGVQKSQISRIERNAKNVTIATILKVFNALQAKVNFNVELQDGDFKIA